The segment AGCACAGTGTCGAGCGCGAACCAACCGGTGAGTTTCATCGAGAGGGTGAACCCCAACTGCCGTGCCTGCGGTCCGCTCAAGCCCGCGATAGAGGGCGGGACCGCCTGGTCCACCTGAATCACCGCCGACGCGAACTGGGCGCCGAGCATGGTGAGGACCGCGCCTGTCGCTGCCACGGCAGCGCGGCGGTCCTTCCACATGAACAACGCAGCGAGGATCGGGATGGCGGCGATCGCCAGGGCCGACAGGACGTTGCCGATGACGATCTGCCACGGCTCTGCGAAGGCGTTTCCAAGGTTGAACGACACGGCACGGCCGGTGACTGCGCTGACGCCGGTGTAGTGATCCCACGCCGGCAGGAAGAACCCTGCGGTCGCAGTGCTGAGCGCCCCGACGCCCGCCAAGGTCGCCCAGCGGTTGAAACCCGAAGCCGGGGGGTCATCGAGCGCAGGCTGCCGGTTCGAGCGAACGGCCAGGACGGCGGTCGCAGCGCCGGCCGCTCCGACCACCCAGGCGGCTGTCATGATCCACAGTCCTGGGCCCGCCTGGCCGGTTCCGTACCGGAAGACCTGCCCGAGGTCGGACACCCGAAAGCCGAGTTCCCCGAGCGCTGCCCCGACCGCGAAAGCGGCCGCGATCCTCACCCACCTCGGCCCGGCAAGCCCGAAACCGAGAGCGGTCGCCCAAGCCGCGGCAACCACGGCGTAGAGAGCAGCCTGGTCAGCCTGGGAGGCGATCGACGCCGGCGAGCCCCCACTGAAGTAGTCAGGGAACATCGCCGCCACGTGCAGAATGACCGCTGCCAGCAGGAGAGCGCCGGCAGCTAGTTCGAGCTTGGAGGGATGTCTGCGCTGCTCGGAGACGGGGGTGCTTGCGTCCATGCACCCATTCTGGTCCGCTTTGGTGAACGGGGCCTGAGAAGGGCGCGATCAACTGGTTCGCTGGTTAACTGCCGGGGCCCGATGCGGGACCGAGTTGCGCGGCGCTTGGGTTCAGCGTGGAGTGGAGCGGCAGTCCGGCGGGATCGGAGCTGTCGCCGACGTAGACGTCATAGCGCCCTGCGCCGACGGACCATGTTCCGACGCTGCCCGGCGCTCCCGCCCAGGTGGCCAGGTCTCCCCTTGTGATCGCGAACCGTACCTGGGCCCGCTTGCCGGGTGCGAGCATGACCCGCTGAAATCCGCGGAGCTGGCGGGGTGGCTCACCCGTTGCTGGCGGGTACCCGACGTAGCACTGGGCGACGTCGGCGCCAGATCGCCGGCCTGTGTTCGTCACCGTCGCCGACACCGTGTACCCGCCGCGAGGTCCTGACGCGATGTGGAGCGCGCTGTAGCGGAAGCTGGTGTAACTGAGCCCGTAGCCGAAGGGGTACTGCGGCTTCGCGCCGGTCGCCTCGTACCAGCGGTAGCCGACGTTGAGACCCTCGTCGTAGTAGGTCGGGCCCCCGTTTCCGCCGAACTCCGCGGTCGATGCGTCGGGACGCGGGCCACCCGCGACCGGCCAGCTCACCGGCAGTTTGCCGCTGGGGCTGATCTGGCCGCTGAGCAGTTGGACGAGCGAGGTTCCGGCCGATTGACCCGGGTACCAGGTCTCCAGGACTGCCGCGACCGAGGACAGCCAGGGCATGTCGACCGGGGCTCCGGTCTCGAGAACGACAATCGTGCGCGGGTTCGCCGCGGCAACCGCGCGCACCAGGGCGTCCTGGTTCCCCGGCAGAGCCAACGAAAGCGCGTCAACTCCCTCGGCTTCGACGTCATGAACCACGACGATGGCGACGCTGGCCTCGCGGGCCAGCCTCGCCGCGACGGGGATAACCGCCCCATTGGTGTAGGCCACCCGAGACCCCGCGGCTTGAAGGGCGTCGAGTGCGGTCGTCGGATCGTCGGCCTTGACCCGCATCGCCCCGTAACCGGCCGGCATGGGGGTTCCGCCATTCGCACCGATCAGGGCAATCGTTCCCGTGCCGGGGAGAGACAGCGGGAGTAGGCCGTTGTTCTTCAGGAGAACGGCGCCCTCGTTGTCGGTCCGAAGAGCCACCGACTGGTCCGCCGCCGACGAGGCATCCGCATCGGGCCGAAGCGGGTGGGGCGCGGCGATGAGATCGAACTTGAACAACGTGGTGAGCAACGGCTTGACGAGGGCGTCGAGTTCAGGCCTGGGCAGTTGGCCGCCGGCCACTGCCGCGGCGATGTCGGCAGGTTGGTACAGCGGCGTGCACTTGACTTGCGACACCCCCGCCGCGAACGCGTCCGCCTGATTGAAGATCGACCCACAGTCTGAGCGAACAAAACCGGCGAATCCCCAGGCACCGCGCAGCTGGGTCTGCAGGAGCTGCTGAGATTGGCACGAGGGGGTTCCGTTGATGAGGTCATAGGCGCACATGACGCCGCCCGGGTGAGCCTGCTGAACCGAGGCTGACCAAGCGGGCAAGTAGATCTCGTGCAAGGCCTGGTCACCGACGATCGAGTCGTCTCGCAGGGTGCCGCGGCTGGTCTCCTGGTTGTAGGCGGCGTAGTGCTTTACCACCGCCACCACCCTCTGACTCTGGATGCCGTTGATAAGCGGTGTCGCCAGCGACGCGGTGAGGAACGGGTCCTCTCCAAGAGACTCGTAGGCCCTTCCCCACAACGGGCTCCGCTCGATGTTGATCGTCGGTGCCAGCGCCACGTCGACTCCGACGGCTGCGTCCTCGGACCCGATGACTTGCCCGTAGCTGCCCGCCAGCCCGGAGTCGAAAGCAGCAGCGTCGGCGATCGGTGCAGGCAACTGGGTCACACCGCCGAAGTGCCCGGCGGTGGTGCGCCATCCGCTTGCCACGCCTCCCGAGCCGTCCTGCTCGGTGATGGCGGGTATGCAAAGGGACGGGATCGCCGGGCTGAGGCCTTCGTACGGGTTGGCCGGGCTGCCTCCCCAGTAGAGGTGGAGGATCTTGGCCTCGTCGAGCGGGGAAATGGCCGCCATCAGCAAGGACGTCCGCTTCGGTGCAGACAGCTTCGAGTTGAGCCATGGACAAGCGGCGAGCTGGGTGGGGCTCGCCGAGGTGGCCAGGTCGGCGTCTCCGGCGGCCCGTCCGGAAACCGCGAAGAAAGCAGCGAGCAGCCCGATAGCTGCCCCAACGGCTCCGATCACCGGCGCGCGGCCGTGCCTCAACCCCCGCTCTATACCCGACCTAGTCATTGCTCCTCTATGACGAAGTGTGCCAGTAAGAGAAGTTCGTGTCTCGTCGCGTCGCTGAGAGACCTCTCAGGGACATGAATCTCTCAGGGACATGAATAACGTCGTTCCTATGCAGTCGGCGTTCGGACCCGGACGGGTGAACCTGATAGGCGATCACACCGATTACACCGGTGGGTTCGTACTTCCCATGGCGATCCAGTTCGGCACCACCGTCACCTTTGAGCCCGGTGGCGACCGGGTGATACTGCGGTCTGGCTATGAACCTGAACCCGCCGACCTTCCACTGAAAATCGAGAAACCGTCCTCGGTGAACCCGAAGTGGGCCCGCTACGTCGCCGGTGTCATCGCAGAGATCGAACCGGCAACAGGCGGCACCGGAACCGTCACCACGAACCTGCCGGTCGGCGAAGGCCTCGCATCCAGCGCCGCGCTCGAGGTGGCGACGGCGCTGGCGCTCGGTTATGCCGGTCCTCCCGACGACTTGGCGGTCACCTGCCAGCGCGCCGAACAGCGCGCCGTAGGAGTGCCGTGCGGGGTTATGGACCAGTTGGCGTCCGTGTCCGGGGTACCAGGACACGCGTTGTTGATCGACTGCTCCACCAACTCGGTGACCCCGATTCCGCTTCCCGGGGACTGCGAGGTCGTCGCGATAGCTTCAGGCGAGCCTCGTTCTCTGGACGGTTCGCGCTACGCCGAGAGGAGACTGGAGTGCGAGAAAGCGGCGTCGATGGTAGGGCCTCTCCGGGCAGCGGCCTTAGTTGACCTCGATTCGATACCCGACCGGGTGCTGCGCCGGCGGGCCCGACACGTTGTGACCGAAAACCAGAGGGTGCTCGACTTCGCAACCCACATTCGGCACGGCGAGCTCCGGGAGGCGGGTGCGTTGATGCATGAGAGCCACCGCTCTCTGCGGGACGACTTTGCTGTCTCCACCGCCGCTCTCGACGATCTCGTCGCTCGGCTGGTGAAAACTCCCGGCGTGTACGGTGCGCGGTTGACCGGGGCCGGCTTTGGGGGGTCTGTTGTGGCGTTGACCCGACCCGGTGTCCTATCTGAAGGCCTGCTGCTGAAGGCTTCAGCGGGTGCTCGGCTGGTATAACCGGGCTCGTGCCCGCGTTCCGTTCGCCGGGACGGGGCGGTTGGAGCGCTTTGACGCCAACCGTACGCTTCAACGCTGCCGGAACCGCCGGCGAGCGACCAAAGGAAGTGCCAGATGCCTGTTCGTTCACTCGGCTACCTGAGGATCGGCAGCGAAGACATCGAGGGGTGGCGCCGTTTCGCGGGCGAGTTCCTCGGCATGATGGAAGTGCGCGGCGACGACGCGGATGCCCTCTATTTCAGGATGGACGACTACCCGCCCCGGTTGGTCATCGCACCCTCAGCTCAGAATGGCGTAGAAGCGATCGGCTTGGAAGTGAGGGACGCCGCCGAGCTCGCAGAGCTGACCGAAGCGGTTGAGGCGACAGGAACGAAGGTCGCCCCGCTCGACGCGGTGGAGTGCCGCGACCGGCGGATTACCGAGGGGGTGAGGTTCGACGATCCCTCAGGGAACAAACTCGAGCTGTTCTGGGGCGTCGTGCTCAGCCACACCCCCGCACTGACTCCCAACGTGAGCGGCTTCGTGACCGGGAATCAGGGCATGGGCCATGTGGTGGTTACGGTGTCGGATGGAGCCGGCTCTTTCGACTTCTACACGAGGGTGCTCGGCTTCCGCGGGAGGAACACCTTGCGGCTTCCCGCGGCCCCGGCTGAAGACGGCAGCCCGCGCTTCGAAACGCTCTGGTTTCTCGGCTGCAACCCGCGACATCACACGGTCGGGATTCTGCCGATGGACGGTCCGGGACGCCTGGTCCACTTCATGGTCGAGGGGGCGTCGCTCGACGACGTAGGGCGCGCCTGGGACCGAGCCGAGAAGCTCAGTGTGCCGGTCATGCAGACGCTCGGGCGTCACACCAACGACCAAATGGTGTCCTTCTATGTGATCAGCCCCGGCGGGTTCGCGGTCGAGTTCGGTTACGACGGGCTTCAAGTCACCGAAGAGGTGCCCGTCTACGAGATCACCGAAGGTGCGTTCTGGGGCCACAAGTTCGTCAACTTCCCGAGTTTGTAACCAGGCCCGGACGGGGCCCCAACCTTCGCACCTGCCACACTGGCCCGGTGCTGAAGGCCCCCGGCTCGCTGGCCGAGTTGACCCCGGAGTTCATGACGGTCGCGCTTGGTCAACGCTTCCCCGGCGCGATCGTCGAGCGGGTCGAGACCGGAGCGGTGGGAAACGGAACGAACCGGCGGACCACCCTCCGGCTCTTCTATCGAAAGGGCGCCGGTCCTGATTCAGCGTTCGTGAAGATCCAGGGCCGTTTGTTCAATCGTTTGGCGTTGGTCGCCCTCCGGGCCTGGCAGGCGGAGGCGTTGCTCGCCGGATCCGGCGTGGACCTGCCGTTGGAGCATCCCGACTTCTTCGCGGCTGCTACCGACCGCTCGAGGTTCGGGTCCCTGGTCGTGATGGAGGACATAACTGCGCGCGGTGGCCGGGCCAACGACGCGACGACCGCCCTCACCGTGTCGGAGGTGGCCGATGGCCTGGCCGGCCTGGCTCGCCTGCACGCGGCGTTCTGGGATCGGCCGCTTCCTAGCAGCTTGAGGTTCCTCGAGCCTTGGCGGCTCGGGCGGGTATGGGCTCCCGTGTCACGGGCGAGCCTCGCTCACGGCCTGCGCCGCCTGCGACGCTCGGGGCGACCGGAATTGATTCCGCGCCAGGTTGACTCGGCGAACCTCGAAAGACAGTTCCGCGCAAGCGCCTATCTGGCTCAACTCGGCCCGCGAACCGTTCTTCACGGCGATCCCCACCCGGGAAACACCTATAGCCTGCCCGGCGAACGAATCGGGTTCTACGACTGGCAACTCGTCAGAACCGGCGACTGGTGTCATGACGTCGGCTATTTCCTGGCCGGCAGCCTCGGGGTAGAAGATCGCCGAGCGCACGAACAAGACCTTTTGAAGGGTTACCTCCAGGCGCTCAGATCGGGTGGGGTCCCGCCGCCCCGCTTTGACTCCGCGTGGGAGCGGTACCGGTCGACCCCGGCATTCGGGTTGGCTACCTGGCTGCACACATATTCAGCCGGCAGCTTCCAGCCGGAGTCGGTCTCCCTCGCGACCGTCGAGCGTTTCTCGGCGGCCTACTCGGACCTGGAGACGCACCAATCCGACGTTGCCCGGGAGGCGCCCCGGCGCCGGGTTGCCTAGCGGCGGGTGGCGACGAACACGGGGATTTCTCGATCGGTCTTGGACTGGTACTCCGCGTATGGCGGGTACGCCGCGACCGCCCGGTCCCACCAGACGCGCTTCTCGGCCCCGGTTACTTCCCGCGCTACCGCGTCGAATGGTTCCGGCCCGTCCTGGATAGTGAGCGCGGACGGGTCGGCCTTGACGTTGTAGTACCACACCGGGTTCTTCGGGGCGCCGCCGAGCGACGCAACCAATGCATACTCGCCATCGTGCTCCACGCGCATGAGAGCAAACTTCCGGATCTTGCCCGACTTGTTGCCGCGCGTGGTCACGATGACCACAGGTAAACCGGTGTCAAGAAGCGTGTTGGCCTTCTGACCGTTCGACGCCTCGTACTCCGCTACCTGGTCCCGCACCCACTGGTAGGCGCTCGGCTCGTATTCACCTTGGAGCGACATTGGCGGATGCTACCTACTTCAAGGCGCTTAGCGGCACGTCGTGATACGTCCCGTTGCACTCGAAGCCCGACTTCGGATCGATCCGAACCCACTCACCATGCTGGATGCCGGCGATGACCATGCAATGCGCCCCGAGTCGCTGCCCCGGGTTGAACGGTGCGGTCAGCCCACCCGATTCGAAGCTGGTGATTTCGCCCACCGCCTGGATAACGGAGGTCTGGGTGACCTGGGATCCGGCCTGGGACATTCCTTGCTCCAGCAACATCCCGGCGCCCCAAGCCGACACGCTGAAGATGCTCGCCGACTCCCCCGGATGGGCGTGGTCGAGCCAGGTTAGGAAGGTATTGACACCCGGGACCGTCGCCCGGTCGGTTCCCAGATAGAGGGAGTAGAGCAGCGGCGAGTACACCTCGTTGTTCGCGGCGTTGGGATCGCCTATCAGCTTCAGCAGATGCGCGTCGTAGCCGGCGGCGGAGATGATCGCATCAGGATGAAAGTTCTGCTGGTTGGCCTGCTGGATGAAGTTCGCATCCTGGCTGACCGCGTCGACACCGAGGTCGACGATCTTCACACCCAAAGACTTCATCCTGAGGATGTCGCTCGTGAAGTTCGTTTCGATCGGACCGATGACCCGGCTGTAAACGTACTTGTACCCGATCGACTCGGCGGTGAGATCTTCCTGCTTGCCGTTCGCCAGCGCGGCGCCCGGGATGAGAGTTGCCGCGTGGGTGATGTCCGACGGGAACTTGTCCTTGATCCATTGATATCCCGTTGTCGTGTACCCCGGCGGTGACGGCGTCGGGCTGAACACGTTAGGGAAGCCGTTGTAAAGAACCGGGTTGAGGATCGAGCCCTCGACGTCGACCAGGTTCGGGTTCGCCTTGAGAATCGCCTGGCCGCAGGACTCGTTGAGAGTGAACGTTCCCACCATTGCGAACACCTCGGTGCTCAACCGCTGAAGCTCCTGGGTGTAGGTATTGCAGTCGAACGCGTCGTCGACATGTATGACCTTGAGGGTGCGGCCCGCGATGCCCCCGTTGGCGTTGACGTAAGCGACGTAAGCGTCCAGACCGTCGTTGGCATCCTGGAACAAGCCCGGCACCGGACCTGAGGTCGTGGTGATCTGACCAATCGTGATAGTGCTCGCGGTAACACCAGGACCACTTATCGCGCCGCCGACCTTTGGTGGCGGGGGGATCGTCGATCCGGTTCCGGAGGAAGCGCCGGGGTTCGTAGCGGAGCTGGAGCCGGCAGAACTCGAGTTCTTCGTATTCGAGCTGCTGCACGCGCTCAAGCCAAGAGCCGCCACGCCTGCGACGGCCACCAACTGGGACCAATCTGGCAGCCGGGCCGTCCGTCGACTGTTGCGTTTCACCTTAAGGATCCCTTTCGTTGGTCGAGTGGTCTGGAACAGCGCGCGCGTATTCTCCACGCCGCGCGAAATGCGCCGAACTAACGTGCTCTCAGGTCGAGCCTCTGGCTACACGGTCGGTTCGCAGGTAGATATCGCCCGCAGCTTGGGCCACCTCCGCAGGTGTCCCGTGCAGCTCTATATGGCCTTGTGCCATCACCGCCGCCAGATCGGCAACCTTCAACGCGGTTTCGGCGAACTGCTCGACGAGGAGAATTGCGAATCCCTCGGCCGCGATCTGAGCCACCAGTTCGTAGAGCTCGGCGACGATCAAGGGAGCCAGTCCCATGGAGATCTCGTCGAGCAACAGCAACGCAGGGTTCGTGGAGAGTGCGCGGGACATCGCAAGCATCTGCTGCTCTCCGCCTGAAAGTGTGCCGGCGGTTTGCCGCCGGCGCTCTTTGAGAACCGGGAACCGCTGGTACGCGATGTCCTCGACCTCCGCCCTCCTCAACCCGCCGCGGTAAGTCCACATCCGCAGGTTCTCCGCAACAGTCAGGCTCGGGAAGATGCCCCGCCCCTCGGGAATGCTGCACAGGCCTTGACGAGCGAGCCGGTCGGGAGTCATGCCTGTGACGTTGGCGCCGGAAACCCACACCTCGCCGCGGGTGGGACGAAGGCGCCCGCTCGCCACCCTGAGGGTCGTCGACTTGCCCGCGCCATTGGGCCCGAGAAGAACGAACACCTGGCCCGCGGGGACCACGATGTCGACTTCGTGCAGGACCTCGACTCGCTCGTAGGCCGCGCTGACCCCCTTCAGCTCAAGGGCAGGCGCGGTCGACGCGTCCGGGTTGCGGCCGGCCGCGCCGGTCTCCTCGGTGGTCGTACTGGTCACGCGGCACCCATCGGGGCGGTCCCGAGATACGCGGCTTGGACCTCGGGGTCGGAACTGATCTGCTCAGGTGACCCTGAAGCGATCAGCCGGCCAAAATCGAGAACGTGGATCCGGGAACAGATCCGCATAACCAGGCCCATGTCGTGCTCGACAAGCAGCACCGCGACACCAAGCGAAGCAAGCTCGCTCAGAAGCCCGCCGAGCCGGTCGCTCTCGGTGCTGTTCAGCCCCGCAGACGGCTCGTCGAGGAGCAGCACCTTCGGCTCGCAAGCCAGCGCTCGGGCGAGCTCCAGCAGTCGCGCCGTTCCGGTTGGGAGAATGTCGGCCTGCGCGCCGGCGACCTGCGATAGGCCCAGGCGGTCGAGAAGCTGATCCGCAAGTTGCCTCGCCCTGCGCCCGTGAGCTCCCCGGCTTTCGAGGGCGACCAGGACGTTGTCCACGACGGAGAGCGAACCGAACAGCTCGAGTCGCTGGAACGTCCTTCCGAGACCAAGCCGAGCTCTTGCCGTAGGGCCGAGCTGGGTGATGTCTTTCGAGCCGAAGAGGACACGGCCACTGGTCGGGCGCTGCAATCCCGTGATCACGTTGAAGGTCGTTGTCTTCCCGGCGCCGTTCGGTCCTATCAACCCGGTGACCATCGCCTCGGCAATATCCAGCTCGAGTGAGTCGATCGCCCTGAGCCCCCCGAAGTTGACCGACACGCTGTCAACCCGCAGCATGGCTCAACCTTCCCTCCGTGCCGGGAATGCCTTCATCGCTGGTCACGATCTCCGGTGCAGCGGCTCTACGGTCTCTCCACCTTTGAAGCAGCGTGTTCCCACCGAACGTCCCCTCCGGGTTCTGCGAGACTCCGATCGCGGCGAGACCGACCAGCAGAGGGACGACGTCCCTCGGTTGGGTGAGGTGCTGCTGTAGCAGCGGCCCCAATGCGAAGAGGATCCCGGCGATGAGCATCCCACCGATCGTGCGGATCCCCCAGGCGACTGCGAGGAGCAGGAGCGTCAGGCTGATCAGGAATGTGAAATCGTTCGGTGCCACCGCGCCTTGGGCCCCGCCGTAAAGCGCACCGCCAAGTCCGGCGACCGCTGCGGAGAGCGTGAAGACGGCCAGTTTCGTCCGGGTCATTCCAATGCCGAGGGTCACGCACGCGCTCGGGCTGTCATTGACGGCGATGAGCCGGCGGCCGAATCGCGAGCGTCTGACCGCGAGCAGACCGACCGCCAGAATCGCAAAGACCGCCGACAGCAGGATCAGATATGAGCCGTTGCTCTTGAACGACACGCCCGGCACGTGAGGTCGAGCGACTGGAAGGGACAGCGAGACGCCGAAAACGCGGATGTTGTTGAAGAACGCGTTGTCCATCCCATACGCAAACGCGAGAGTCGCCAAGGCCAGATAAAGGCCTCGCAGCCGTAACGCCGGCAAGGCCACCAGGGCGCCAACGGCTGCCGCCAGCCCGACCGCGGCGAGCAGGCCGAGTAAGGAGCCGCCCGTCCCGCCGACCTTGCTCATTGCGAATGCGCCGAGTCCGGCGAAGGTCAACTGGCACAACGAAACCTGTCCCCCGTAGCCGGTGAGCAACGCGATCGAGAGCATGATGATCGCGAGTGCTACACCTCGGTTGGCGTAGCTCAGATTGCTGGGTGAGAGCGTCATCGAAACGACCACGGCAACGCCGACGAAGAGCGCCGCGGTCACGAACGACTCCCTGGGTCCGACCACACGAGGTGCGCGAACACGAACCCGGCGGGCCAGGCTGGCGCGGGTCTGAGGAAGTACGAGAATCACCACGAGCAGGAACAGCATCGGGATTACCTGCTCGATATACGTCCAGATGTCCCCCACGGGCAGGTAGCCGACCGCGTACGACTGGGTCAGCCCCAGGGCTATGGCGCCGACAAAGGTAAGCGGGAGGCTGCGCAAGCGACCGACCATCGCCGCGGCATAGCCGTTGATCACAAGCAACGTCAGGTTGGTGATGTCGAGGTTGACCAGGGGCGCGATGAGGATTCCCGCGAGGGAGGCCAGTGCGCACCCCATCGCCCAACCGAGCTGCGCGTAACGAGCGGGCCTAGCCCCGGTTAGCGCGGACAGCTCCCGGTCGTCGACGACCGCTCTGGTCGCGATCCCCGGCCGGGTGCGGTAGAAGAAGAGCCGCAAACCGATCGCCGCGAGCGCCGCCAGCCCGACGATGATGAGCTGGTGCCACGTGAGCACGACTCCGCCGATGCTCACCTGCTTCCCGTTGAAGAACTGCGGCACCCTGCGGCTGACCCGCGGATCCCACACAACCGTGGCGATGGCAATGCCGAGCAGCAGGAGCGCGATGGTGACTGTGAGGCGCGCTTCGAGCGCAGCGCTTTCGAGCCGGCGGACGATCAACCGCTCTATAGCCGCGCCGAGCACGGGCGTCAGGACGAACACCACCAGCACGAACGAGAGCCAGGTCGACCATCCGAAGCTTTGAGAGAACTGCCAGTAGAGGAAGGCGCCGATCATCCCTATCGCGCCTTGGGCGAAGTTGAAGATGCCTGATGTCGTGTAGGTAACGACGAGCCCCATCGCAGTCAGGGCGTATACACACCCGTAGGTGGCGATGCCTGCGACAGTGAGCGACAGGAATTGCGACATAGTCCAACCGGTTCCTTACTGGTCCCCCCAGGGTTGGCCGAACACTACAACGCAGTTCCATCGGCATGCGCGCACCTGTCCCGTCCAACGGGAGTGTCAAATTTCGGACAAATGCCTTTATTTCCGGGCTTTCTGGTCAAGCAATGACCATGCCCGCGCGATCACATACGTGCAGAAAACTAGAACCGGTTTCTGATTGGTGGGGGCGTGATCCTTCAGTCGATCACAGTCGATCAGACCGTGGTCGCCCGGTGCCCCCGAGTGTCCCCGTAACGGCGGGTGAACCCCCAGTAGATCGGCGAAACCATCGCGGTGATCATCAGGATCGCTCCGATGACGATCAGGAAGGTCGCGTAGCCGCTGCCGATGCCGAGCGAGTGGAAGAACGTCGAGGGCTGCGCGACGACGATAATGCCGAAGACGAGCCCAAGGATCCCGAGAAAGCTCATCCCGGCGCGCCCAGCACCGGGAATCGACCCGACTGCCAACAGCAAGGCGCCGTAAGCGAGCTCGAGGTAACCCATGAGCTGAGTTTGGGTCGACCCGGCGACGTCCACGTGCTCACTGGTCAACCGCTTGAAATCGACGCCGGTTCGAGCGATGGCAATACCGCCCAAGACCAAGAAGACGATGCCCAGGATTATCGACACAAGCTGGGCAGGGCTCCAGGGTTGACGTTCAACCGCAAGTGACCGTGTGGACCGGTATCCGAACTGGCTCTGTTGGACACCCGTGGGAGGGATGTCGGTAGGTGGGTAACGCTCTGTCATCAGCGGCTTCTCCTCCTATTTGACCTATATGTGCTCTCGCATGAAAGTGGCACCTACCAGTGGTACCAGCGTGATCCTTCCCCGCTGCGGAAGGCGAAACCTGCGACCCATGCGACCAGGAAGATCGCCGCGAGGATCCACAGCAGGTGGGCAGCAAATCCCAGCCCAAAGAACAGCAATGTCAGCAGTAGGACAAGCAGAATTAAGCCCATTAGCGGGATGTTTCCTTTCCGAATAACCCCTGGTGGATTCGTACCCCACTAGGGGCAACCGCCGACATTTGATATACCCCGCAGGTGGAGGCGATCAAACCGGTCAACACGGGCGGGTGTCCCCTCGCCAGAACATCCCCGTGGGATAATGCCTCGATTGTCCCGCTACAGGCCGAAGCACAGCGCCCGCGCTAGGGAGCGGGAACATTACGACAGGCTCGTCAAGCTGGCGCAGCCGCTTCCCGGGGCGCGTCGACGCCGCTTTGTCCTAGCGGGCTCGGCTCTCGCAGCCGCCGCACTGGCCGCGACCGGTCTTGAACTCTTCCCGGGGCACGTTGAGCACGCCTCGTCTTCTGGAGCATCCGCGGGGAAAGTCGGCGTCGTCCAAGCGGCTCCTTCATCTCCTGCGATGGTCGAGTCACTCGCTGCGCAACTTGGTTTCAGTCCGTCCTCGAGCGCCGGCTGGGTATCGGCAGAGAACGCCAAGGCCGGCGCATCTC is part of the Acidimicrobiales bacterium genome and harbors:
- a CDS encoding ABC transporter permease codes for the protein MSQFLSLTVAGIATYGCVYALTAMGLVVTYTTSGIFNFAQGAIGMIGAFLYWQFSQSFGWSTWLSFVLVVFVLTPVLGAAIERLIVRRLESAALEARLTVTIALLLLGIAIATVVWDPRVSRRVPQFFNGKQVSIGGVVLTWHQLIIVGLAALAAIGLRLFFYRTRPGIATRAVVDDRELSALTGARPARYAQLGWAMGCALASLAGILIAPLVNLDITNLTLLVINGYAAAMVGRLRSLPLTFVGAIALGLTQSYAVGYLPVGDIWTYIEQVIPMLFLLVVILVLPQTRASLARRVRVRAPRVVGPRESFVTAALFVGVAVVVSMTLSPSNLSYANRGVALAIIMLSIALLTGYGGQVSLCQLTFAGLGAFAMSKVGGTGGSLLGLLAAVGLAAAVGALVALPALRLRGLYLALATLAFAYGMDNAFFNNIRVFGVSLSLPVARPHVPGVSFKSNGSYLILLSAVFAILAVGLLAVRRSRFGRRLIAVNDSPSACVTLGIGMTRTKLAVFTLSAAVAGLGGALYGGAQGAVAPNDFTFLISLTLLLLAVAWGIRTIGGMLIAGILFALGPLLQQHLTQPRDVVPLLVGLAAIGVSQNPEGTFGGNTLLQRWRDRRAAAPEIVTSDEGIPGTEGRLSHAAG
- a CDS encoding ABC transporter ATP-binding protein encodes the protein MTSTTTEETGAAGRNPDASTAPALELKGVSAAYERVEVLHEVDIVVPAGQVFVLLGPNGAGKSTTLRVASGRLRPTRGEVWVSGANVTGMTPDRLARQGLCSIPEGRGIFPSLTVAENLRMWTYRGGLRRAEVEDIAYQRFPVLKERRRQTAGTLSGGEQQMLAMSRALSTNPALLLLDEISMGLAPLIVAELYELVAQIAAEGFAILLVEQFAETALKVADLAAVMAQGHIELHGTPAEVAQAAGDIYLRTDRVARGST
- a CDS encoding ABC transporter ATP-binding protein, coding for MLRVDSVSVNFGGLRAIDSLELDIAEAMVTGLIGPNGAGKTTTFNVITGLQRPTSGRVLFGSKDITQLGPTARARLGLGRTFQRLELFGSLSVVDNVLVALESRGAHGRRARQLADQLLDRLGLSQVAGAQADILPTGTARLLELARALACEPKVLLLDEPSAGLNSTESDRLGGLLSELASLGVAVLLVEHDMGLVMRICSRIHVLDFGRLIASGSPEQISSDPEVQAAYLGTAPMGAA